Within Plasmodium vinckei vinckei genome assembly, chromosome: PVVCY_12, the genomic segment tattaaaattaatgaacAACTTTTTGCTACTGCTATAACTTGTTTACCTCTACCCTTACCATCTTTAGCTCCTTCAATAATACCTGGTAAATCTAGTAATTGCATCTTTGCtcctttatatttaaatataccaGGTACACATGTTAATGTTGTAAATTCATATGAAGCAACTTCAGAAAATGTTCCcgttaatttatttaatagtGTTGATTTACCAACTGATGGAAACCCAACAAGTCCTATTCTTGCATCTCCTGTTTTTGAAACATCAAACCCTTCTCCTTCTCCACCACCTTTTCCTCCTCCTTCAATTAATTGAgcttttaattttgataGTTTTGCTTTTAGTAAACCCAAATGATAATTTGtagctttatttttttgggtCTTGGCCATTTCGGCCTCAATATCAGCAATCTTTTGTAGGATCGACATTATgcttaaaataaaaaattataataaatttatgcGAGTAGGTAAATGGTTATACACGATTATATGTGTACTTTTCAACTTGCTTATTTTCAGCGGCCTGAATACTactttcttctttttttttaaacaagcAAGGAacaaattgtatatataaatatgcctAGCCTTTTAAAGgttataaatgataaataggAAACAAATTACATCAGAGCATAATACTTATACATTATTCCACATCTAGTGTCTTTACTACATCTATTCAATAGTACTACAATTtcaatatatgttttttgaTTGACCagtaatataattttattcgattatttatttattattttttttggcaATCCTTTTCCCTTTGGCTCTACCAAATCATGGCATATTAAAATGGCTAgctttatatttgtttatttcttcCCTATTTAaagtttattaaaaataaatatctgAAATATgcatctatatattttgtatggtaaataatcaaatgcttatatgtatatatatatatatttatatgtgcATAGATAAGGGTATGTTGTTATAGGGATTCatgaaaatgatttaaaagataaatataaaaaataaatgaaaaaaattgaattattttacgCCTTTATGGgctaattattatatgtaaacaaatatatatagctaggaaaaaaaatatatataattaattaaaaaaaaaggatgtttaattttattatatattattttatgtttttctttaattatttaaaaagttcaaaaaacataaatttgtaaaatatggaaaaattttaaaaccgttatgcatatttttttctcttcgTCAATGGACTCCtgaatatatgtaaatataaataggCTATATTGTTTCCCCGAATTTGGtcatagtatatatattattattacgtatatataataaagatattattatatattttttaatatgagAAGGTGtatgtattataattattttgtaagtTATAACATCAACTTATTGCTTAAACTATATAcattgttttatttctttttatatttttttttaatttgttttccCTTAGTCTCAACtatcaaattattaaagaACATCACAACATGCCATTTGGCACAACACATTGGTCcctaaattttaataaattaactATATacctaattttttttgaaaaaaaaataaactcgcatattatttaaagaatacaataacaaaaattttcaattaaaatatgttattttcttataaataattattcttACATATAAGTGTATACCTTTGTAAGTCGTGCATGTAAAAAGATTGTAGACTTAGGAGGAAATGCTAACCATAAATAGggttagaaaaaataaatacgtatttacttataaatatatcacttttttttattatcctgcattatgtatgtatacaattttttggATATTACAAGAGCTTAGACAATTAATATGTTAGAAAACCTTATGGCAATTAAATTGGAggcatatacatatttggATATTATACAATAGCTAGGAtagcatatttatttgaaaacaatttataaagattatataaaaacagtgaacacatattattttaaaaagtgtAGGAGAAAAAATGGAAGGTGAAGAAGATATGGAACTTTTAAAAAGCAATATGCCAATTTTTGAAATGGCTAGTGAGAAAGATTTAAaagttaatataataaatcatGATAAGAATAGTGTGGaatattatacaaataaattaaaaaatagtacaatacaaaatgtaaaatattttgatatagATATAACCAACGAtgttaaagaaataaacgATCCATTTACTGTTCCTTTACAATTAAATGATGGAACAGAAGaagaatattttcaatacaaaataaataaaattttatctCCAAACTctgattattattatgctaaaaaaattttatctCAAGATATGAATATAACAATTAATACCGATGATACAAATACTGATACAAATTgaatttacatttttttttatctctCTAAAAAGGGCCAAATCGATGCCAACTTTTCAAAGAACTCATATGTTTGTCACGACTAGGTAGCTTTCAAAGTTACCTAACCccacattttattaatacataCATAACACTTTTGCATTGAAACGGCTAccttaatatatatactcaTACATATGTGTGTTGTAAAAAGGGAACACCATAGGTAATTACACAATATGCAATGATTGATATGAGAGAAAAtgattgttttatttttttttaaatgaaaatttgaataatacatttttaatctctataaattttatcataagTCCTGTTGAAAAATACTTTTTAATCCGCAGCCGTGGAGAGTATTCttctctattttttttattgtataattatttatttttaattattcttgtaaatatgtatattcatatacttgtttctatattttgtaaaataaatagtttcatgaaaaagaaaggaatatatatggataatacatatattttttttttaacttttttttgtatttaacAATTTactttataaattttttataaaataagaacatattaaattataaattcacCATTTGCAAACAagataaaatgaattttttaaaagcccaattttttaagcatattataatatgtgtataacaataataagtttgttaattttttagttttctttatatataataaaaaaaaagtaaaggaaataattattataatgcaACAAAAGggatggaaaaaaatatctcataaaataaaatttagtTGATTAGTAATaatgtgtatatttattattaaaaaaatatgattttattaattccctcataattttaaatcacTCCTTTAGCATAAATTTtgattaattttaaaaaatcttAGTAAAATGTAtactttataaatatgcaaaataaatatatatattataaattatgcataaacattatttataataatcaaaattGTCAGAGGGAGGTTAAACATATTCTTTAATTGCtgtgtgtgtatatatgtattatacttatataaaaattactatttaataaaaagcctattattattactattattacaatattgggggatataaaaataataactttTAATGCCTTAGCATATAGTTGATTACCACCGTTTGATTAGTTTCCTATGCCTGATATATAAGGGGCAATAGCAACaagatattaaaataaaggaAAAACAAGATTGAAACATAACTTTatgacatatttttttttttacaaagaAGATATAATTAGGaagtaattaaaaatgcataattttttgaagaATGAAAAATACAGAAAGGGTCGATAAAAATTTAGGGAATAATAACATCAGGccatcaaataataatgaaaatgaaaaaaaaagaaactataatatatgttttagaCAAGTAAACTACATAACTAGTTACACATTATGTAggcttatatatattatacatattatatatatattcctaTACTTTGTTAATTATTCAGCATGTTTCAAGCTTTCAAAAgaacataataaatttaattataataattttttatattatgacAACCgattaaatgataattataatggtagaaaaaatgcattaaattataaaagcaaaccttataattttaaaaaggacacacaaataaacaataaaaaatttaaattaaaaagtgaaaaggttgataaaataatagaaagTTTAAAAGAACTAACTTTATTAGAAGCTAGTGAACTTGTAAAAAAGATTGAAGTAACTTTTTCTGTAGacttaaaacaaaatgttGGAGATAACAGAGATGGTCAGggaaataaacaaaatgaatctGATAAAGACGCAAATGcagaaaatgaagaagaagatgaaaataaagtatatgatttaattttagaaaatgttgaaccaaataaaaaaattccaataattaaaataattaaagaaatcaaaaaagaattaaacTTAAAACAAGCAAAAGATTTAGTTGATAATCTACCACACACactttttgaaaaaatcaATAAAGAAACAGCAGaaaattggaaaaaaaaattgacaGAAGCTGGAGGTATCGTTAAATTGAAATGACttcattaataattatataatattttcgaTACAGGTTTagcataaattattatattttcaatctatgttattcctttttttttttttttggtcttattattatttataaaataatatttctatttaatttttttttcgagtaaaatacaaaatactTTTAATTTGTACAAAGgcatttgttttaaaaaaatgtttttattttaaaatgatgtatgatatttgttttttcattttacaccccttaaaaaattcttaaatatgtagcaca encodes:
- a CDS encoding 50S ribosomal protein L12, apicoplast, putative — translated: MKNTERVDKNLGNNNIRPSNNNENEKKRNYNICFRQVNYITSYTLCRLIYIIHIIYIFLYFVNYSACFKLSKEHNKFNYNNFLYYDNRLNDNYNGRKNALNYKSKPYNFKKDTQINNKKFKLKSEKVDKIIESLKELTLLEASELVKKIEVTFSVDLKQNVGDNRDGQGNKQNESDKDANAENEEEDENKVYDLILENVEPNKKIPIIKIIKEIKKELNLKQAKDLVDNLPHTLFEKINKETAENWKKKLTEAGGIVKLK